The Methylococcus sp. Mc7 genomic sequence CCGGTCTGCGGATCCCGGCAATTTGCCCGATGCGGCCTTCACCCTGGCGGTAAGGCAATACGGCAAGACCGGCGGGTGTCCAGGCCGCGGTCAACTGAGGTTCAATCGCACCGCCCCCCTCGTGCCCGCCGGGATATCCGGGATTGAACCTTCGCCATTCAGTGCTCCCACCATACGTAGATCTACTTAGGTAGCGGTTCGTATTGGCGCCGGGGCGGTGCCGGTATTAAAAGACCTGAGAGGATGGACAGGTGATCCTTCTGTTCGTCGGACCAGCGGTCCGTCCCCCCGGCAGACATACAGGAGAAACCGAGATGAACGGTTTGAAGATCGATCGGGTTCTGGTGGGCGAGGCTCTGGTCGGCGAAGGCAACGAACTGGCGCATATCGATCTCATCATGGGACCCCGCGGGAGCGCCGCGGAGCTGGCCTTCTGTACCACCCTCACCAATCAGAAGCGCGGCGACAACGCCTTGCTCGCGCTGGTCGCGCCCAACCTGATGGCGAAGCCGGCCACGGTGATGTTCAACAAGGTGGAAATCAAGAACGAAAAGCAGGCGACCCAGATGTTCGGACCTGCGGAACGCGGCGTTGCCAAGGCGGTCGTGGATTCGGTCAAGGACGGTATCATCCCGAAGGCGGAGGCCGAGCAGATATTCATTTGCGTCGGCGTGTTCATCCACTGGGACGCCCAGGACAACGCAAAGATCCAGGACTGGAACTACCAGGCGACCAAGCTGGCGATCGCCCGAGCGGTGGGAGGCAAGCCGGGCATCGAAGAAGTCATCGCGCAGGAGGACGTCGTACACCATCCCCTTGCAGCACATGACTAACGATCATGGCGACCAGCCGCCCTGGATGATGAAAGTAACTGCCCGCCATGATCGTTCCCCCCACCGCGGCCCAGTCATGCCAGGCTGTCCTGCCCGGCGCCCTTCGGGTCAATGCCCAAATCGGCAGGAAAGCCGATTTGCACGCGGAGCGCCCGAAGAGGCGGATAGGGATGTGCCGCATAAAATCTGCTCCTGGCGGATTTGTCCCAGAGGGAGGGGTGAGCAAGGTTGCTGCCGCTTTCACGTCAAGGGGGGGCGCGGTGAAGCGCATCTACTTCCCGTCCCTTCCGTCGAGCTGGCGCATAAGCTCGTCGACGAGCGGCTCCTCGCGCGCATCGAGGAACGGCATATTCATACGGAGGCATCGCCGGCACCCTGGCGGGTCGGGTGGCGCCCGCCCTGCCGACCGGCATGATAGGGCTGGACGTGGAGCATTCCCGGCTCAAGAATTATCAGGGCGCGGTCGAAAAAGGCGGGCTCCTGCTGATGGTGGACGTGCCGCGCGATCGGGTGGAAGAGATTCATCAACGGGTCCAGAAGCATCATCCGGAAGCCGAATTCGAGGGCGCCGAGCCAACGATTCCGGCGTTTCCCTGACACGGCCGGCCGGGTTTCCGGCGGCAAGGAGGACGTATGAAAATGACATCGGCCATTCATGTCTGGCTGGCAGTGATCGCGTGGGTGGTGAGCGGTTCCGCGGCGTCGGCGGCTCCCCGTTCCGGCAGTTGCTGGGTGGACATTTACAAGGGGCCGGACTATACGGGTACCAAGATCAGGGTATTCGGTCCGGCGGAGTTGGCGAACCTGAAAAATCTCGAGGGTGCCGACTGGAACGATGCGATCGAAAGCCTGGAAGTCGGGCCGGGCGCGGAGGTCAGCGTCTACGGCAACGAGAACTTCGTCCTTCCCTCCGGGCCGGTTTACCACGAGCAGGAAATCCGGAGCTGGGGAGGCGAGGACGAGAATTACCGCAGCCAGGTTGCGACTTTTACCGCCGGGCACAAGGTGCATCACCTCGGTGAATACGGTCTCCACGACCAGGTCAGCGCCCTGAAAGTCCGCTGCACGAACTAACGCTTCCAGGCTGCCGATGAAATGAGCACCAAGCCTGTCGCTTCAACCGATTGGGTCGGGTTCTGCGAGGAGTTCAGCCGCCAGCACCGGGGATGGCTGGTGACGACCAGCATCAGGGACAAACCGCTGGCGGCTGAGAACAATGTGGCCGATGCCGCGGAAGAGCGTTGCGTCGTGCGCGACGTGCGATTCCGGGGCCTGTCCTTCGAGCCGAAGGACGGCAGCCTGTCGGTGTCGCTGGGGGAAGGGGCGCTGCAGATCACTCAATCGATCGCGGAGGTGGCCGCGATCGGATTGCTGGAGGCGGGACAAGGCGTCCATGCGGGCCTGCGCATTGACAGCGCCGGCCATGGTGCCATGATACTGAGGTTCCGTGCACCGGCCTCGCCGGATAGCCTGGACGGACCTTTTGCACCTTGGCTCTGATCAAGTTTTTTCAGATGCGGAGAGCGATCATGCACAGCTACAAATACCTGGTGGTCGGCGGCGGCATGACGGCGGATGCGGCGATCCAGGGCATACGCGAGCTCGATCCGCAGGGCTCGATCGGCCTCATCGGCGCGGAACCGCATCTTCCGTATAAGCGGCCGCTGCTGTCCAAGGGACTCTGGCTGGGCAAGTCCTTCGACCAGATATGGTACGGCACCGAAACCCGGGGAATCAGCGCATTTCTGGGGCGGACCGCGACCCGTCTCGACTTGGCGGAAAAGTCCGTCGCCGACGATGAAGGTACCCTCTACGGATTCGAGAAGCTGCTTCTGGCCACGGGCGGCCGGCCGCGCCGTTTTCCGTTCGGGGGCGACGATATCCTGTATTTCCGCACCGTCGACGACTACCTCCGGCTGCGGACGCTGACCGAGACGGGGCGGAAGTTCGCCGTCATCGGCGGCGGCTTCATCGGTTCGGAGATCGCCGCCGCCCTGGCGTCGATC encodes the following:
- the fae gene encoding formaldehyde-activating enzyme, which encodes MNGLKIDRVLVGEALVGEGNELAHIDLIMGPRGSAAELAFCTTLTNQKRGDNALLALVAPNLMAKPATVMFNKVEIKNEKQATQMFGPAERGVAKAVVDSVKDGIIPKAEAEQIFICVGVFIHWDAQDNAKIQDWNYQATKLAIARAVGGKPGIEEVIAQEDVVHHPLAAHD